From Spirochaetales bacterium, a single genomic window includes:
- a CDS encoding PAS domain S-box protein: protein MSTNIKVILIVVIALGACILSIFLGEYFHHVNLDNNLALHNVDKLTTLIHDIKNNEKLFIQNADTAGWNEMYLTMENTQNILGTLRSMMVTRKGEIGNLDDAIKKYNSIMVKLYHPAINLNRRKEELARIGISFSQEVERLIIEPFRKEEGIRLYEGKPIDPVKTRVKEEAYNLLSLYLKQQILLLELVLNLDMETYQKEKKAIENEISLNKSRIKYIAILLGQEPDIQSAIASLDLKVNILFGIEQEIVEYFNTIIDIEKNLDEVEKSMTGIQQALLADIGSDIASSNLLNGITNWSLLGGILFALSLFGLFLARDIITFMKDLKTAQKTIAQSEERFRSLIEQASDAMYLVDFDGRFLEVNNHACHNLCYEKDELLSMNIGDIDMNYKTPDRLKSEFATLTPGEPVTIVTRHIRKDRSVFPVEIKMGLIEFGGRTAVIGFARDITDRVRSAEALRLSEENLRITLDSIGDGVIATDTSGRVTRMNRVAEQLTGWSFEAARGRPLHEIFHVFDSDTQEVIDDPVVRVLRCNGIVEFANNSTLVSRNEREYLIADSGAPIKDKEGNIFGVVLIFRDVTEKHRLQERLRHSQKMDAIGQLAGGVAHDFNNMLTGIINAAEFVGLIVKDDPKVKNSVDIILDAAGRAADLTRKLLAFSRKGKMMESEFSIHECIENAVSILERSISKSIEIRLELSAENPIVFGDLTEIQNAVLNLGINARDAMPRGGTLRIKTGNLYLDEDYCRKSAFDLRAGTYCEITVEDTGVGMNTETLERIFEPFFTTKQDGLGTGLGLASVYGTVKKHRGEIHVYSHLGKGTVFRIFLPVTDAESMEALPESESIEQGQGCILVVDDEETIRKAVTTLLEEKGYTVLSAGDGFEAIAIYKEEMKRINLVLLDLIMPHKNGNDTFYELKSINPDIKVILSSGFSADTNAADLLKDGASFFIQKPYRHNELLAIINKLLH, encoded by the coding sequence ATGAGTACGAACATAAAAGTAATATTGATTGTCGTTATCGCACTCGGCGCCTGTATTTTGAGCATCTTCTTGGGCGAATACTTTCACCATGTCAATCTCGACAATAACCTTGCCCTTCACAATGTCGATAAACTCACGACCCTGATACACGATATTAAGAACAATGAAAAACTCTTTATTCAGAACGCCGATACGGCCGGCTGGAACGAGATGTATCTGACCATGGAAAACACGCAGAACATATTGGGGACGCTTCGTTCTATGATGGTGACCAGAAAAGGTGAAATCGGGAATCTCGATGACGCCATAAAAAAATACAATTCGATCATGGTCAAACTCTATCATCCGGCCATTAATCTGAACCGGAGAAAAGAAGAGCTTGCCAGAATCGGTATCAGCTTTTCGCAAGAGGTCGAGCGGTTGATTATCGAACCGTTCCGGAAGGAAGAAGGAATCCGTCTCTACGAAGGAAAACCGATCGATCCGGTCAAGACCCGGGTGAAAGAAGAGGCATACAATCTCCTGTCGTTGTATTTGAAACAACAGATTCTGCTTCTCGAACTCGTCCTGAATCTCGACATGGAAACATATCAAAAGGAAAAGAAGGCGATCGAAAATGAAATATCGCTGAACAAATCGCGAATCAAGTATATCGCGATCCTTCTGGGGCAGGAACCGGACATACAATCCGCTATTGCTTCCCTTGACCTTAAAGTAAATATATTGTTCGGTATCGAGCAGGAGATTGTCGAGTATTTCAACACGATTATCGATATCGAGAAAAATCTGGACGAGGTTGAAAAAAGCATGACCGGGATTCAACAGGCGCTTCTCGCCGATATCGGGAGTGACATAGCGTCTTCGAACCTGTTGAACGGCATTACCAACTGGAGTCTATTAGGCGGCATACTTTTCGCGTTAAGCCTGTTCGGTCTCTTTCTGGCCCGGGACATTATCACCTTCATGAAAGATCTGAAAACGGCGCAGAAGACGATAGCACAAAGCGAGGAACGCTTCAGGTCATTGATCGAGCAGGCCTCGGATGCGATGTACCTCGTCGATTTCGACGGCAGATTTCTCGAAGTGAATAATCATGCCTGCCATAATCTCTGTTACGAAAAAGATGAATTGCTTTCGATGAATATCGGCGATATCGATATGAACTACAAGACACCCGATCGGTTGAAAAGCGAATTCGCGACACTCACGCCCGGAGAACCCGTTACCATCGTCACCCGCCATATACGGAAAGACAGATCCGTTTTTCCCGTGGAAATCAAAATGGGACTTATCGAGTTCGGCGGCCGAACGGCGGTGATCGGATTTGCACGGGATATTACGGATCGGGTAAGGTCCGCCGAAGCGTTGCGCCTGAGTGAGGAAAATCTCCGGATTACCCTTGATTCGATCGGGGATGGGGTTATCGCAACCGACACCTCCGGACGGGTCACGCGGATGAACAGGGTGGCCGAACAACTCACCGGATGGTCGTTTGAGGCCGCCCGCGGCCGGCCGTTGCATGAAATATTCCATGTGTTCGATTCCGATACGCAGGAGGTGATTGACGATCCTGTCGTCCGCGTTCTGAGGTGTAATGGCATTGTCGAGTTCGCCAATAATTCGACACTCGTTTCGCGGAACGAGAGGGAGTACCTGATAGCGGACAGCGGTGCGCCGATCAAGGATAAAGAGGGCAATATATTCGGGGTCGTCCTGATCTTTCGTGATGTAACGGAGAAACACCGGCTTCAGGAGCGTCTCCGGCATTCACAGAAAATGGACGCGATCGGTCAACTCGCCGGCGGTGTCGCGCATGACTTCAACAATATGCTGACCGGGATTATCAACGCCGCCGAGTTTGTCGGACTCATCGTCAAAGACGATCCGAAAGTCAAAAACAGTGTCGATATCATTCTCGATGCGGCGGGAAGGGCGGCCGATCTTACCAGGAAATTGCTGGCTTTTTCGCGAAAAGGGAAGATGATGGAATCGGAATTCAGTATACATGAATGTATAGAAAATGCCGTTTCCATTCTCGAAAGAAGCATTTCGAAGAGTATCGAGATACGGCTGGAATTAAGCGCGGAAAACCCGATAGTTTTTGGCGATTTGACGGAAATCCAGAATGCCGTATTGAATCTGGGGATAAACGCGCGGGATGCGATGCCGCGGGGGGGGACGCTCCGGATAAAAACAGGCAATCTTTATCTCGATGAGGATTATTGCCGTAAAAGCGCATTCGATCTGCGGGCCGGTACCTATTGTGAAATCACCGTCGAAGATACCGGTGTGGGAATGAATACGGAAACACTCGAACGAATATTCGAACCATTTTTCACGACAAAACAGGACGGGCTGGGTACGGGACTGGGACTCGCATCCGTCTACGGAACGGTAAAAAAGCATCGGGGAGAAATTCACGTGTACAGCCATCTCGGAAAGGGAACGGTATTCAGGATATTTTTACCCGTAACGGATGCCGAATCGATGGAAGCGCTGCCTGAAAGTGAATCGATCGAACAGGGGCAGGGGTGTATTCTTGTTGTCGATGACGAGGAGACAATACGAAAGGCCGTTACGACCCTTCTTGAAGAAAAAGGCTACACCGTGTTGTCCGCGGGAGACGGATTTGAGGCGATTGCTATATATAAGGAAGAAATGAAGCGGATCAACCTTGTCCTTCTCGATTTGATCATGCCCCATAAAAACGGCAATGATACCTTTTACGAATTAAAATCGATTAATCCCGATATCAAGGTGATTCTTTCTTCGGGTTTTTCGGCAGACACAAACGCGGCGGACCTTCTGAAGGACGGCGCATCCTTCTTTATTCAAAAACCATACCGTCATAACGAGCTCCTGGCAATCATCAACAAATTGCTTCATTGA
- a CDS encoding ABC transporter substrate-binding protein, whose protein sequence is MTVKGALSGLTITLYFLFFTLFPLRAEETVTVGFLGDFSSVSKQYTVNMYMAAQLSVESINASGEFKGMSVKMIKRDGGNNPELHYRYVKEMVREDHIVAVFGGASSPAVEAASGACREERIPYLVSIGNSQSIVVERGHPYVFQFLPTSQMETRSFSIFTSLMPWKRYAWVGPDYSWGHDVLNGFRKQFREIGVRLTWTAEAWHPLGETDFRPIIQKVMKGNPEALVIASWGEDVRYFILQAKEAGLFRELAVFGFFTYDLTEEIGRIIPEGMWSLARGGPFNYLAGKYPETKKFVDTFHGRFGEYPNGYTICCFDSFAAWRQAVRKAGTTDPAAVAAALKGIHFTGLRGKNIIRAIDGQMDSPTYFGRLVYREEYPFAVWESVIEVPATSTWLSIKEITDLRKNK, encoded by the coding sequence ATGACGGTAAAGGGCGCGTTATCGGGACTCACCATTACTCTGTATTTTCTTTTTTTTACGTTATTTCCCCTCCGTGCGGAAGAGACGGTGACGGTCGGATTTCTGGGGGATTTCTCAAGCGTATCGAAACAATATACCGTTAATATGTATATGGCGGCGCAGTTGTCCGTAGAATCGATAAATGCGTCGGGCGAATTCAAAGGAATGTCCGTCAAAATGATAAAAAGGGACGGCGGCAATAATCCCGAACTGCATTATCGTTATGTGAAGGAAATGGTACGGGAAGACCATATTGTCGCTGTTTTCGGGGGCGCATCCAGTCCCGCCGTTGAAGCGGCTTCCGGCGCGTGCAGGGAAGAGAGGATTCCGTACCTCGTTTCGATCGGAAACTCGCAATCGATCGTTGTCGAAAGAGGCCATCCGTATGTGTTTCAATTTCTACCGACTTCTCAAATGGAGACGAGAAGTTTCAGCATCTTCACTTCCCTGATGCCCTGGAAACGATACGCGTGGGTGGGGCCGGATTATTCCTGGGGGCATGATGTCCTTAACGGATTCAGAAAGCAGTTCAGGGAAATCGGCGTACGTCTGACATGGACGGCCGAAGCCTGGCATCCCCTGGGCGAAACGGATTTCAGACCGATCATACAAAAAGTAATGAAGGGAAATCCGGAGGCGCTCGTTATCGCCTCATGGGGAGAAGACGTCCGTTACTTTATTCTGCAGGCAAAGGAAGCCGGATTGTTCCGGGAACTGGCCGTTTTCGGTTTTTTCACGTATGATCTGACGGAAGAAATCGGACGGATCATTCCCGAGGGAATGTGGAGTCTCGCGCGCGGGGGGCCGTTCAATTATCTTGCCGGGAAATATCCCGAAACAAAAAAATTCGTCGACACCTTTCATGGACGATTCGGCGAGTACCCGAACGGTTATACGATATGTTGTTTCGATTCGTTTGCCGCATGGCGGCAGGCGGTCCGGAAGGCAGGGACGACCGATCCGGCGGCCGTCGCCGCCGCACTCAAAGGAATTCACTTTACGGGATTACGCGGGAAAAACATTATCCGGGCCATCGACGGACAAATGGATAGCCCCACCTATTTCGGACGGCTCGTCTACCGGGAGGAATATCCCTTTGCCGTCTGGGAATCCGTGATCGAAGTGCCGGCGACAAGCACATGGCTTTCAATAAAGGAAATAACGGACTTACGGAAAAACAAATAG
- a CDS encoding 4Fe-4S binding protein yields MTFVHRHSDTVFRYLLVFALGFFALGVQSILFREFLVTCEGSELAIGMFFFSWLLWVSVGALLGRITCTATPALLRHFEFFPFLYAPAYVLQQFLFFNARPLAGIEAFDLFPIFRMFPVTLIACAPVSLCTGLFFTLSCRWIAARNLEEGQTGGARIFSVPLVYIMEVSGNVAGGVAVTFLLMAGLTHETVFLVSCLVLAAGSGGVSFVKKHFVRAALPFLAIALILVSGTGSLLSEWKSRTAWERLLPSGVYGGRFATPQTEYLYGTYGDQSIVMTRGSVCESFPNDLYGAEVAAVHLVQNPEARRVLVIGQGAFPVCLAFLKLPGIHEVTWITEDPPYAEHVLDLSGGALKRWGGKLVVPDSDIRQVLDANDEPFDIVICHLREASTLVLNRYYTQEFYESIGKHLHPRGIFSVGTPGGENFLGSETARLGASIFYTLKTVFPTILIIPGDRSWLCASANGGASGEPDILEKRYMKADGLESLFPLEGLLKVYRQDRAAMQREHYEEVIGETGRGLLLNTRSYPKALLHGLVFSAKQMSLPFPDTESIDTVIRFGTYLLAGGILLAGLLRFVYRLAERKAPGGKGAVSEAMPGCNRVDNAVLLFSQGVTGISTSILLMFVYQSFFGSVFLHIGLLSAAFLLGLCLGSILTRRYLLKKEKEPRTFLPSVILGHMLLLFLVPVVSDTGLRLLIVPAILSGGIVNGAYIPIVAFRFHNIGMNESEAGSAIEFLDHTGGAAGGIASGVFLLPLFGVHGSAVILVCLLAINLIPAVFAIQHGKAVNRRDVFDRIKRPVSYALFGVGLFMLTGSMFFRTDVNKSVGDEFERAARELTGEDTPRRMEAVREDGKRISYYTAGEGVGKRYVFHTDDFAAGVSGYGGPIAIAVMIDEEGILRGFRITSSNETPEYLRPVMERLPALIFGRNVVKRDSIDTGDATTGATMTGEAIILTITRAAREFAGATGLFDAEEPVRRVFRWDVWLPAIVFPLFVFAALVLRKRPSVWGRRVFLLTIFFVSGVLFNIQYSAGHIVNLADFIFRPVLTVSLFFIVGIPVIVVLFGNIYCGYLCPFGALQEVIGELRPARIKSDPDKRIYRLTRYIKYIMLFLIVMIAATASGRGCSVMDPLVTAFGGVKDTTGFAIIGGLLFLSFFYRRFFCRNLCPAGAFLSLLGRIRLIRFLVPRIVPGFCDCGVGNANESDCLCCDRCRIGRYVEKEKLSRASRGTDTGRASAKRTLFAGLVFLFAVVLVAGGLLFSPDDGVSYTGTGEPRQSDTQNDSLLLEEPPAGRGGENIRDDTERIEELIRNGRLSGHEALYYRKLGR; encoded by the coding sequence TTTCCTGGCTTCTCTGGGTTTCTGTCGGCGCGCTCCTCGGCCGTATCACATGTACCGCCACACCGGCTTTGCTTCGCCATTTCGAATTTTTCCCTTTTCTCTATGCACCGGCGTATGTTCTCCAGCAGTTTCTGTTTTTCAACGCGCGTCCGCTTGCCGGGATCGAGGCTTTCGATCTCTTTCCCATTTTCCGTATGTTTCCGGTGACATTGATCGCGTGCGCGCCGGTGAGTCTTTGTACGGGATTGTTTTTCACCCTCTCATGCAGATGGATAGCGGCGCGGAACCTCGAAGAAGGACAAACCGGGGGTGCCCGGATCTTTTCCGTTCCCCTCGTCTATATTATGGAAGTATCGGGCAATGTCGCCGGGGGAGTTGCCGTCACGTTCCTGCTTATGGCGGGATTGACGCATGAAACCGTCTTTCTGGTCTCCTGTCTTGTCCTGGCCGCGGGCTCGGGCGGTGTTTCTTTCGTAAAGAAACATTTTGTGAGGGCGGCTTTACCCTTTCTTGCGATCGCACTCATTCTCGTGTCCGGCACCGGAAGTCTTCTGTCTGAATGGAAAAGCAGAACCGCCTGGGAACGGCTGCTGCCTTCGGGGGTGTACGGGGGGCGATTCGCGACACCCCAGACGGAATACCTCTACGGAACCTACGGGGATCAATCGATTGTCATGACCCGGGGAAGCGTATGCGAATCTTTTCCGAATGACCTCTACGGGGCGGAGGTGGCGGCCGTCCACCTGGTGCAGAATCCCGAAGCACGGCGGGTACTCGTTATCGGGCAGGGGGCGTTCCCCGTCTGTCTTGCTTTTTTGAAACTTCCGGGAATACATGAGGTCACATGGATAACCGAAGACCCCCCCTATGCGGAACATGTTCTCGATCTGTCAGGCGGCGCATTGAAGAGGTGGGGCGGAAAGCTCGTGGTGCCCGATTCGGACATACGGCAGGTATTGGACGCGAACGACGAACCCTTCGATATCGTGATATGTCACCTTCGGGAAGCCTCCACGCTTGTGCTTAACCGGTATTATACTCAGGAGTTTTATGAATCGATCGGGAAACATCTGCATCCGCGCGGTATATTTTCCGTCGGAACCCCGGGCGGGGAGAATTTTCTGGGAAGCGAGACGGCGAGGCTCGGGGCATCGATCTTTTATACCCTGAAAACTGTTTTCCCCACGATACTGATCATACCGGGTGACCGGAGCTGGCTTTGCGCTTCCGCGAACGGAGGTGCAAGCGGCGAACCGGATATCCTGGAAAAGCGGTATATGAAGGCGGACGGGCTTGAGTCGCTGTTTCCCCTGGAAGGGCTTCTGAAGGTCTACCGGCAGGACCGCGCCGCCATGCAGCGGGAACACTATGAAGAGGTCATCGGTGAAACGGGGCGCGGCCTTCTTCTCAACACCCGGTCTTATCCAAAGGCACTGTTACACGGTCTCGTTTTCTCTGCAAAACAGATGTCGCTGCCGTTTCCGGATACGGAATCAATCGACACCGTTATACGGTTCGGAACATATCTTCTCGCGGGAGGTATTCTTCTCGCCGGCCTGCTTCGTTTCGTCTACCGGCTTGCAGAACGGAAAGCGCCGGGCGGAAAAGGCGCGGTGAGTGAAGCGATGCCCGGCTGTAACCGGGTCGATAATGCCGTGTTGCTGTTTTCACAGGGGGTGACCGGTATTTCCACGAGTATCCTGCTTATGTTCGTTTACCAGTCCTTTTTCGGATCCGTGTTTCTCCATATCGGTCTTCTGTCCGCCGCGTTTCTCCTGGGGCTTTGTCTGGGAAGCATATTGACGCGGAGATACCTTCTGAAAAAGGAAAAGGAACCGCGCACGTTTCTTCCTTCAGTGATTCTCGGCCATATGTTACTGCTTTTTCTTGTTCCGGTCGTCTCGGATACGGGACTCCGCCTGTTGATCGTACCGGCAATACTTTCAGGCGGTATCGTCAATGGCGCCTATATCCCCATCGTCGCTTTCAGATTTCACAATATCGGGATGAACGAGTCGGAGGCGGGATCGGCGATCGAATTTCTTGACCATACAGGCGGTGCGGCGGGAGGCATCGCATCAGGCGTGTTCCTTCTTCCCCTTTTCGGCGTGCACGGGAGTGCCGTTATCCTCGTGTGTCTTCTGGCGATCAATCTAATACCGGCTGTCTTTGCGATTCAGCACGGAAAGGCGGTTAACCGCCGCGATGTTTTTGACCGTATAAAGCGGCCGGTAAGCTACGCCCTTTTCGGGGTCGGTCTGTTTATGCTTACCGGTTCAATGTTCTTCAGGACGGACGTCAACAAGTCCGTCGGCGATGAGTTCGAGCGGGCCGCGAGGGAACTGACGGGAGAAGATACCCCGCGGCGCATGGAAGCAGTCAGGGAGGACGGTAAACGGATTTCTTACTACACGGCGGGTGAAGGCGTCGGGAAGCGGTATGTTTTCCATACGGATGATTTTGCCGCCGGTGTGTCGGGGTACGGCGGACCGATTGCCATTGCGGTGATGATTGACGAAGAAGGAATACTTCGCGGCTTCCGTATCACCTCGTCGAACGAAACGCCAGAGTATCTCCGCCCGGTGATGGAAAGACTGCCCGCATTAATCTTCGGGCGGAACGTCGTGAAACGGGATTCAATCGATACGGGGGACGCGACAACGGGCGCGACAATGACCGGTGAGGCGATAATTCTGACCATTACCCGTGCCGCGAGGGAGTTCGCCGGTGCGACCGGGCTTTTTGATGCAGAGGAACCGGTGCGGCGGGTTTTCCGGTGGGATGTATGGCTGCCCGCCATCGTGTTTCCGCTTTTTGTTTTTGCCGCTCTCGTTCTGAGAAAGCGGCCTTCGGTATGGGGCCGGCGTGTTTTCCTCCTGACGATTTTTTTCGTCTCGGGAGTCCTTTTCAACATACAGTATTCGGCCGGCCATATCGTAAACCTGGCGGATTTTATCTTTCGTCCTGTTTTGACTGTCTCCCTTTTTTTTATCGTCGGAATACCGGTGATTGTCGTCCTTTTCGGCAATATTTACTGCGGGTACCTCTGTCCGTTCGGAGCGCTTCAGGAGGTGATCGGTGAATTACGGCCGGCCCGGATAAAAAGCGATCCGGACAAACGGATATACCGTTTGACCCGATATATCAAATATATCATGCTGTTCCTCATCGTCATGATTGCGGCAACCGCATCCGGCCGCGGATGTTCCGTCATGGATCCCCTCGTCACCGCCTTCGGCGGGGTGAAGGATACTACCGGTTTCGCAATTATCGGAGGGCTTTTGTTTCTTTCGTTCTTTTACCGGCGTTTTTTTTGCAGAAACCTCTGTCCCGCTGGCGCTTTCTTATCACTTTTGGGCCGGATACGGTTGATAAGGTTTCTCGTTCCACGTATTGTACCGGGTTTCTGTGATTGCGGGGTCGGAAACGCGAATGAGTCGGACTGTCTTTGCTGTGACAGGTGCAGAATCGGGCGGTATGTTGAAAAAGAAAAACTAAGCCGGGCGTCCCGTGGAACCGATACGGGGCGGGCGTCGGCGAAAAGGACATTGTTCGCCGGACTTGTTTTTTTGTTCGCCGTCGTGCTCGTCGCGGGCGGACTCCTTTTTTCACCGGATGACGGCGTTTCATACACGGGAACGGGCGAACCGAGGCAAAGCGACACGCAAAACGATTCTCTTCTCCTCGAAGAACCGCCGGCCGGTCGGGGGGGAGAGAATATCCGGGACGATACGGAACGGATCGAAGAGCTTATCAGAAACGGCCGGCTCTCCGGACATGAAGCCTTGTATTACCGAAAACTCGGGCGATAG